The following coding sequences lie in one Sinorhizobium fredii USDA 257 genomic window:
- the chvE gene encoding multiple monosaccharide ABC transporter substrate-binding protein, producing the protein MKLITSLLAAAAMSVAAFAAPVFAQDKGTVGISMPTKTSTRWISDGETMEKLFKEAGYTPDLQFADDDIPNQLAQIENMVTKGAKVLVIAAIDGTTLSDILQKAADAGVKVIAYDRLIRDSGNVNYYATFDNFQVGVLQATSLVEGLKLDGASGPKNIELFGGSPDDNNAFFFYDGAMSVLQPLIDSGKIVVKSGQMGMDQVGTLRWDGAVAQARMENLLSSTYTDAKVDGVLSPYDGLSIGIISALKGVGYGSGDLPMPIVTGQDAELPSVKSIMAGEQYSTVFKDTRELAKVTVGMVNAIMDGKEPEVNDTKTYENGVKVVPSYLLKPVSVDKTNAKDVLVGSGYYTEDQINN; encoded by the coding sequence ATGAAATTGATTACTTCGCTTCTCGCAGCCGCCGCGATGTCCGTCGCAGCCTTCGCTGCGCCGGTATTCGCCCAGGACAAGGGCACGGTCGGCATCTCCATGCCGACGAAGACGTCGACCCGCTGGATTTCCGACGGCGAAACCATGGAGAAGCTTTTCAAGGAAGCCGGCTACACGCCGGACCTGCAGTTCGCCGACGACGACATTCCGAACCAGCTCGCGCAGATCGAGAACATGGTGACGAAGGGCGCGAAGGTTCTCGTCATCGCCGCCATCGACGGCACGACGCTCTCCGACATCCTGCAGAAGGCAGCCGACGCCGGCGTCAAGGTCATCGCCTATGACCGCCTGATTCGCGATTCCGGCAACGTCAACTACTACGCCACCTTCGACAACTTCCAGGTCGGCGTGCTCCAGGCGACCTCGCTCGTCGAAGGCCTGAAGCTCGACGGCGCCAGCGGGCCGAAGAACATCGAACTCTTCGGTGGCTCGCCGGACGACAACAACGCCTTCTTCTTCTATGACGGCGCGATGTCCGTTCTGCAGCCGCTGATCGATAGCGGCAAGATCGTCGTGAAGTCCGGCCAGATGGGTATGGACCAGGTCGGCACGCTGCGTTGGGACGGTGCGGTTGCCCAGGCGCGCATGGAAAACCTGCTGTCGTCCACCTACACCGATGCCAAGGTCGACGGCGTTCTGTCGCCCTATGACGGCCTGTCGATCGGTATCATCTCGGCTCTGAAGGGCGTTGGCTACGGCTCGGGCGACCTGCCGATGCCGATCGTTACCGGTCAGGACGCGGAACTGCCTTCGGTCAAGTCGATCATGGCCGGCGAACAGTACTCCACGGTCTTCAAGGACACCCGCGAACTCGCCAAGGTGACCGTCGGCATGGTCAACGCGATCATGGACGGCAAGGAGCCGGAAGTGAACGACACCAAGACCTATGAAAACGGCGTCAAGGTCGTTCCCTCCTACCTGCTGAAGCCCGTTTCGGTCGACAAGACCAATGCCAAGGACGTGCTCGTCGGCTCCGGCTACTACACGGAAGATCAGATCAACAACTGA
- a CDS encoding LysR family transcriptional regulator, which produces MTLDSKPSIATPPGDTFDTGLFRSGLKINHLRLILAIDDYRRISAAAESLGVSQPAASRMLAEIEAIVKAPICARVARGVELTRYGEALARRSRTIFLELREAAREISELKTGSGGSVSLGSVTGPALNLAVPAIRQVSTAYPGIEINVQIDNSNVLTRELLAARHDFVVGRIPDDLNPRLFNLVEIGFEEVCLIVRQGHPLLDHASASADDLPGYDWVFQPPGTLLRRAVEDSFISAGVRLPSTVINTSSIILTLSIVRNTNAIAPVALDVAKLVAGNGTQAGEIRILPTEFPIRIKPYGLITAEGRALPPSAKLLYDLILKQSRT; this is translated from the coding sequence ATGACCCTCGACAGCAAACCGAGTATCGCGACCCCGCCGGGAGACACCTTCGACACCGGCCTTTTCCGGTCCGGGCTGAAGATCAACCACCTGCGGCTCATTCTGGCGATCGACGATTATCGCCGTATCAGCGCCGCGGCCGAATCGCTCGGCGTGTCCCAACCGGCCGCCTCGCGCATGCTCGCCGAAATCGAGGCGATCGTGAAGGCCCCGATCTGCGCGCGGGTGGCCCGGGGCGTCGAATTGACCCGTTACGGTGAAGCGCTCGCCCGGCGGTCGCGGACGATCTTTCTCGAACTGCGCGAGGCCGCCCGCGAGATCAGCGAACTGAAGACGGGCAGCGGCGGGTCGGTTTCACTCGGCTCCGTCACCGGCCCTGCGCTCAATCTCGCCGTGCCGGCCATCCGCCAGGTTTCGACGGCCTATCCCGGTATCGAGATCAATGTACAGATCGACAACAGCAACGTTTTGACACGCGAACTGCTTGCCGCGCGCCACGACTTCGTGGTCGGCCGCATCCCGGACGACCTCAATCCCCGTCTTTTCAACCTGGTCGAAATCGGTTTTGAGGAAGTCTGCCTGATCGTTCGCCAGGGCCACCCGCTGCTCGACCACGCTTCCGCCAGCGCCGACGACCTGCCGGGTTATGATTGGGTGTTTCAGCCGCCAGGCACCCTGCTGCGCCGCGCCGTCGAAGACAGTTTCATCTCGGCCGGCGTCCGACTGCCTTCGACCGTCATCAATACATCCTCGATCATCCTGACGCTGTCGATCGTCCGCAATACGAATGCCATCGCCCCCGTCGCGCTCGACGTGGCGAAGCTTGTCGCCGGAAACGGCACCCAGGCCGGCGAAATCCGGATCCTGCCGACTGAGTTCCCGATCCGCATCAAGCCCTACGGCCTGATTACCGCCGAGGGCCGGGCCCTCCCCCCGAGCGCGAAACTGCTTTACGACCTGATCCTCAAACAAAGCCGGACGTGA
- the iolG gene encoding inositol 2-dehydrogenase, producing MTVRFGLLGAGRIGKVHAKAVSGNPDAVLVAVADAFPAAAEAIAKAYGCEVRTIEAIEAASDIDAVVICTPTDTHADLIERFARAGKAIFCEKPIDLDVDRVKACLKVVAETGAKLMVGFNRRFDPHFMAVRKAIDAGTIGDVEMVTITSRDPGAPPVDYIKRSGGIFRDMTIHDFDMARFLLGEEPVSVTATAAVLVDKAIGEAGDYDSVSVILQTASGKQAVISNSRRATYGYDQRIEVHGSKGAVSAENQRPVSIEIATGDGYTRPPLHDFFMTRYTEAYANEIESFIAAIEKGAVITPSGKDGLAALALADAAVRSVAEKRQISVA from the coding sequence ATGACAGTGAGATTTGGTCTTCTGGGCGCCGGACGTATCGGCAAGGTTCACGCGAAAGCCGTCAGCGGCAATCCGGACGCCGTCCTTGTCGCGGTTGCCGATGCCTTTCCGGCCGCCGCGGAGGCGATCGCCAAGGCCTATGGCTGCGAGGTCCGCACCATCGAGGCGATCGAGGCGGCCTCCGACATCGATGCCGTCGTCATCTGCACCCCGACCGACACCCATGCCGATCTGATCGAGCGCTTTGCCCGGGCCGGCAAGGCGATCTTCTGCGAAAAGCCGATCGATCTCGACGTCGATCGCGTCAAGGCGTGCCTGAAGGTGGTCGCCGAAACCGGCGCCAAGCTGATGGTCGGCTTCAACCGCCGCTTCGACCCGCATTTCATGGCCGTGCGCAAGGCAATCGACGCCGGCACGATCGGCGACGTCGAAATGGTGACCATCACCTCGCGCGATCCGGGCGCGCCGCCGGTCGACTATATCAAGCGGTCGGGCGGCATCTTCCGCGACATGACGATCCACGATTTCGACATGGCGCGCTTCCTGCTCGGCGAGGAGCCGGTTTCGGTGACGGCGACCGCCGCCGTGCTCGTCGATAAGGCGATCGGCGAAGCCGGCGACTATGACAGCGTCTCCGTCATCCTGCAGACCGCATCCGGCAAGCAGGCGGTCATCTCCAACTCGCGCCGCGCCACCTACGGCTACGACCAGCGCATCGAGGTGCATGGCTCCAAGGGCGCCGTTTCGGCCGAGAACCAGCGCCCGGTCTCGATCGAAATCGCCACCGGCGACGGCTACACGCGCCCGCCGCTGCACGACTTTTTCATGACACGCTACACAGAAGCCTATGCCAACGAGATCGAGAGCTTCATCGCCGCGATCGAGAAGGGTGCGGTAATCACGCCGTCCGGCAAGGATGGTCTCGCGGCGCTTGCCCTTGCCGACGCGGCCGTCCGGTCGGTCGCCGAAAAGCGCCAGATCAGCGTCGCCTGA
- a CDS encoding bifunctional diguanylate cyclase/phosphodiesterase: MFSVLACISDRHDWRLVAVAAIVCLAGSAATMLLLQRAERSEGWQRHLWTAACAFACGVGVWSTHFIAMLAYDGGVPIAYDAWGTLFSALVAVAASWIAFATALVGTSRYAFPGAGIFLGLGIAAMHVTGMRAIETQGRIDFDPQMSFAAVLFGPLIAALALHAFRALGGAHKLVAPTLLLVLAICVLHFTSMSGGTLVPDPSVAAADAFDPVWLAGGVVVASTTLILTALGALFIDRHLTDLRGLANASLEGMVIVCNGRVVDANERFVSLCGAKAADLIGRKPEGLFASPQGHEPRERQIDNGPAEVELICADGRRVPVEHVCRTIEYRGRQSDVIFVRDLSARKEAERTIEHLAHHDGLTDLSNRSSFERRMRQAPAVAAARNEHLAVFCLDLDRFKAVNDIFGHGEGDRILRKVADILRAAAGEADTIARLGGDEFAVLQTGAVQPEAARQLSDRILRLFAEEMDTHRDPMAVGVSMGVAIYPGDGATAERLCNNADTALYRAKRSGKGIACFFDAEMDETLRSRRQMESDLRHAILRRQLFLEYQPLVDVHDDRVVGYEALLRWRHPERGIVGPNVFIPIAEESGSIIQIGEWVLEQACAEAVRWADPLPVSVNISPVQFLVPSLFDQIAGILRRTGLEPRRLELELTEAALLHNREDVLAALVRLRLLGVRIVMDDFGTGHSSLANLQTFPFDKLKIDCSFTAALDKDPAAHAIIRAIIALGHSLNLPVVTEGVETERQKQIIVEEGCRQIQGFLTGRPGLAPSAGAISSSDAPALRHAEA; this comes from the coding sequence ATGTTCTCAGTACTTGCATGCATCAGCGATCGTCACGACTGGCGTCTGGTTGCAGTGGCGGCGATCGTCTGTCTGGCCGGCAGCGCGGCGACGATGCTGCTCCTGCAGCGCGCCGAGCGCAGCGAAGGCTGGCAGCGGCACCTCTGGACCGCGGCCTGCGCCTTTGCCTGCGGCGTCGGCGTCTGGTCGACGCATTTCATTGCGATGCTCGCCTATGACGGTGGCGTGCCGATCGCCTACGACGCCTGGGGCACATTGTTTTCCGCGCTCGTTGCGGTGGCCGCGTCCTGGATCGCCTTTGCGACGGCCCTTGTCGGCACCTCCCGCTATGCTTTCCCCGGTGCCGGAATTTTCCTCGGCCTCGGCATCGCCGCCATGCATGTAACGGGCATGCGCGCCATCGAGACCCAGGGGCGAATCGACTTCGATCCGCAGATGAGCTTCGCCGCCGTCTTATTCGGCCCGCTGATCGCCGCCCTTGCGCTCCATGCCTTTCGGGCTCTCGGAGGCGCGCACAAGCTGGTCGCTCCGACGCTGCTGCTGGTGCTTGCAATATGCGTCCTGCACTTCACCTCGATGAGCGGCGGCACCCTGGTGCCGGACCCGAGCGTGGCGGCAGCGGACGCGTTCGATCCCGTCTGGCTCGCCGGCGGTGTCGTCGTCGCCTCCACCACGCTGATCCTCACCGCCTTGGGCGCGCTCTTCATCGATCGGCATCTGACTGACCTGCGCGGTCTCGCCAACGCATCGCTCGAGGGAATGGTGATCGTCTGCAATGGCAGGGTCGTCGATGCGAACGAACGGTTTGTCAGCCTCTGCGGCGCGAAGGCGGCCGATCTTATCGGCAGAAAGCCCGAAGGGCTCTTCGCGTCACCGCAGGGTCACGAGCCGCGCGAGCGCCAGATCGACAACGGTCCCGCCGAGGTCGAACTGATCTGCGCCGACGGACGCCGTGTGCCGGTCGAGCACGTCTGCCGAACGATCGAGTATCGCGGCCGCCAATCCGACGTGATCTTCGTGCGAGACCTCAGCGCCCGCAAGGAGGCCGAAAGGACCATCGAGCATCTGGCGCATCATGACGGCCTGACGGATCTCTCCAACCGCAGTTCCTTCGAGAGACGGATGAGACAGGCCCCAGCGGTCGCGGCTGCAAGGAACGAACACCTCGCCGTCTTCTGCCTCGACCTCGATCGCTTCAAGGCCGTGAACGATATCTTCGGCCATGGCGAGGGGGATCGGATCCTGCGCAAGGTTGCCGATATTCTCCGCGCCGCGGCGGGTGAGGCCGACACGATCGCGCGGCTAGGCGGCGACGAATTCGCGGTCCTGCAGACCGGTGCCGTCCAGCCGGAGGCGGCGCGGCAATTGTCGGACCGCATCCTCCGGCTCTTTGCGGAGGAGATGGATACCCACCGCGATCCGATGGCCGTCGGCGTCAGCATGGGGGTGGCGATCTATCCCGGTGACGGCGCGACGGCCGAGCGGCTCTGCAACAATGCCGATACGGCGCTCTACCGGGCCAAGCGGTCGGGCAAGGGCATCGCCTGCTTCTTCGATGCGGAAATGGACGAGACACTGCGCTCGCGCCGGCAGATGGAAAGCGATCTCCGGCATGCGATCCTTCGGCGTCAGCTGTTCCTCGAATACCAGCCGCTCGTCGACGTCCATGACGACCGAGTGGTCGGATACGAGGCGCTATTGCGCTGGAGACACCCGGAGCGTGGGATCGTCGGGCCGAACGTCTTCATTCCGATCGCCGAGGAAAGCGGCTCGATCATCCAGATCGGCGAATGGGTGCTCGAACAGGCCTGCGCCGAAGCGGTCCGCTGGGCAGACCCTCTGCCCGTCTCGGTCAACATCTCGCCGGTCCAGTTCCTCGTGCCGAGCCTTTTCGATCAGATTGCCGGCATCCTGCGGCGCACCGGCCTCGAGCCTCGACGCCTGGAGCTGGAACTCACCGAAGCGGCGCTGTTGCACAACCGGGAAGACGTGCTGGCGGCGCTCGTCCGGTTGCGGCTGCTCGGCGTCAGGATCGTCATGGACGACTTCGGCACGGGACATTCGTCCCTCGCCAACCTGCAGACTTTCCCGTTCGACAAGCTGAAGATCGACTGCAGCTTCACCGCGGCACTCGACAAGGACCCCGCCGCGCACGCGATCATCCGCGCAATCATCGCGCTTGGCCATAGCCTCAACCTGCCGGTCGTGACCGAGGGTGTCGAGACCGAGCGGCAGAAGCAGATCATCGTCGAGGAGGGGTGCCGGCAGATACAGGGCTTCCTCACCGGCCGGCCGGGACTTGCGCCGAGTGCCGGAGCGATCTCGTCGTCGGACGCCCCGGCGCTCCGACATGCCGAGGCGTAG
- a CDS encoding ROK family transcriptional regulator — MLTKSSTEVVRQQNSALVLSALRRRGPLSHTEIAEQTGLASATISVITAELERSGTIAKTEQHVQGGRGRPRVLFAPRRDCSYVIIVRISSDIVQYSLADYGGVLLDRFEEARGRDAGGTAAFGQVFVAALERLLQRTRIAKDRVLAISISSKGLVAGDGARLLWSPVFGSEELDFVKLLGDDWCARIMLSNETLLVAQALAAKAEEKGEAFKGLAAISLGHSIGLGLARKGRSGELDVSAPNFGHMLHAASAGLCRCGSFGCIEAAAGFYGILRAAFEVPSDTIPAKFVPLAEMDKVAAGARQGQRMPGYAFRQAGIALGNGISRLLSLYEPMPIFVTGQGTRYFDLLQKGVEEGLAQSLQVRLEGLPEITVVGDEQRLVFDGHVDRALSAIDSDITAAGHA, encoded by the coding sequence ATGCTGACCAAATCCAGCACCGAAGTCGTGCGTCAGCAAAACAGCGCCCTGGTGCTTTCGGCGCTTCGGCGAAGGGGTCCGCTCTCCCACACGGAAATCGCCGAGCAGACCGGTCTCGCCTCGGCGACCATCTCGGTCATCACGGCGGAACTGGAGCGATCGGGGACGATCGCCAAGACCGAGCAGCATGTGCAGGGCGGCCGGGGGCGGCCACGCGTCCTTTTTGCGCCGCGACGGGACTGCAGCTACGTGATCATCGTGCGCATCTCCTCCGACATCGTCCAATATTCGCTTGCCGATTATGGCGGCGTGCTGCTCGATCGCTTCGAGGAGGCGCGCGGCCGCGACGCCGGCGGCACGGCGGCCTTCGGACAGGTTTTCGTCGCGGCGCTCGAGCGTCTGCTGCAGCGCACGCGCATCGCCAAGGACCGGGTGCTTGCCATTTCCATCAGCAGCAAGGGGCTGGTGGCGGGCGACGGTGCGAGGCTCCTCTGGTCGCCGGTCTTCGGCAGTGAGGAGCTCGATTTCGTGAAGCTGCTCGGTGACGACTGGTGCGCCCGGATCATGCTCAGCAACGAGACTTTGCTCGTCGCCCAGGCGCTTGCGGCCAAAGCGGAGGAGAAGGGCGAGGCTTTCAAGGGGCTGGCGGCCATCTCGCTCGGCCACAGCATCGGTCTCGGCCTTGCCAGAAAGGGTCGGTCGGGCGAACTCGACGTTTCCGCGCCGAATTTCGGTCACATGCTGCACGCCGCGTCCGCCGGGCTCTGTCGCTGCGGCTCCTTTGGCTGCATCGAAGCTGCAGCCGGCTTCTACGGCATTCTGCGCGCCGCCTTCGAGGTGCCGTCCGATACGATCCCGGCGAAATTCGTGCCGCTTGCCGAAATGGACAAGGTCGCCGCCGGTGCGCGGCAGGGCCAGCGCATGCCCGGCTATGCCTTCCGCCAGGCTGGCATCGCGCTCGGCAACGGCATTTCCCGCCTCTTGAGTCTCTACGAGCCGATGCCGATCTTCGTCACGGGTCAGGGGACGCGCTACTTCGATCTCCTCCAGAAGGGCGTGGAGGAGGGGCTTGCGCAATCGCTGCAGGTGCGCCTCGAAGGCCTGCCGGAGATCACCGTGGTCGGCGACGAGCAGCGGCTTGTCTTCGACGGCCATGTCGACCGGGCTCTGAGCGCTATCGACAGCGATATCACCGCCGCCGGGCATGCCTGA
- the xylF gene encoding D-xylose ABC transporter substrate-binding protein encodes MKSILKLMAGAAIIASMHSAAVAKDLVVGVSWSNFQEERWKTDEAAIKAALEASGDKYISADAQSSAAKQLTDIESLIAQGANALIVLAQDSDAIAPAIEKATAEGIPVVGYDRLIENPAAFYITFDNKEVGRMQAREVFKAKPEGNFVFIKGSSSDPNADFLFSGQMEVLKEAVDAGKVKNVGEAYTDGWKPENAQKNMEQFLTANDNKVDAVVASNDGTAGGAIAALDAQGLAGSVPVSGQDADKAALNRVALGTQTVSVWKDSRELGKRAAEIAAELASGKKMEEVAGVSTFNGGPKGVAMQSVFLAPLPITKDNLNVVIEAGWISKEEACQGVQGDIAACK; translated from the coding sequence ATGAAATCCATTTTGAAGCTGATGGCAGGGGCTGCCATCATCGCGTCCATGCATTCCGCAGCAGTCGCCAAGGACCTCGTTGTCGGCGTCTCCTGGTCGAACTTCCAGGAAGAGCGCTGGAAAACCGACGAGGCCGCCATCAAGGCCGCACTTGAAGCCTCCGGCGACAAATATATTTCCGCTGACGCACAGTCTTCGGCTGCCAAGCAGCTCACCGACATCGAATCGCTGATCGCCCAGGGCGCCAACGCGCTGATCGTGCTGGCGCAGGATTCCGACGCGATCGCCCCGGCGATCGAAAAGGCCACCGCCGAGGGCATTCCGGTCGTCGGCTACGACCGCCTGATCGAGAACCCGGCCGCCTTCTACATCACCTTCGACAACAAGGAAGTGGGCCGCATGCAGGCCCGCGAAGTGTTCAAGGCGAAGCCGGAGGGCAACTTCGTCTTCATCAAGGGCTCCTCCTCCGATCCGAACGCCGACTTCCTCTTCTCCGGTCAGATGGAGGTGCTTAAGGAAGCCGTCGACGCCGGCAAGGTCAAGAATGTCGGCGAGGCCTATACGGACGGCTGGAAGCCGGAAAACGCCCAGAAGAACATGGAGCAGTTCCTGACCGCCAACGACAACAAGGTCGACGCGGTCGTCGCCTCCAACGACGGCACCGCCGGCGGCGCGATCGCAGCGCTTGACGCGCAGGGCCTTGCCGGCTCGGTTCCGGTCTCCGGCCAGGACGCCGACAAGGCGGCACTGAACCGTGTTGCGCTCGGCACGCAGACCGTTTCGGTCTGGAAGGACTCGCGCGAACTCGGCAAGCGCGCCGCCGAGATCGCCGCCGAACTGGCAAGCGGCAAGAAGATGGAAGAAGTCGCCGGCGTGAGCACCTTCAACGGCGGACCGAAGGGCGTCGCCATGCAGTCGGTCTTCCTCGCACCGCTGCCGATCACCAAGGACAACCTGAACGTCGTCATCGAGGCCGGCTGGATTTCCAAGGAAGAAGCCTGCCAGGGCGTCCAGGGTGACATCGCCGCGTGCAAGTAA
- a CDS encoding sugar ABC transporter permease, giving the protein MSMADITQVNQTQGNQTQGAHANRARTADENPVKRFFRATEIDTRLLGMVGALIIIWLGFQVMTGGLFLTPRNLWNLTVQTSSVAVMATGMVLIIVTRNIDLSVGSVLGFCGMTMGVLQAQVLPQYLGLGHPAIWAITLACGIAVGGAIGAFQGSIIAFLNVPAFIVTLGGLLVWRGATWFVTSGQTVAPMDATFRLMGGGTEGSIGATASWIVGVLACIAIVGAILNSRKQRKRFGFPLRPVWAEYFLAILGCVLVLGAIAVANHYYWPVNIARKYADANGIAWPDGGLQISHGIAIPVLVAVAVGIAMTFIATRLRFGRYVFALGGNPEAAELAGIKTRWVTVKIFMLMGVLCAIAAAISTARLNAATNAQGELDELYTIAAAVIGGTSLGGGVGTIAGAMIGALVMQSLQSGMVLLGIDSPFQRIVVGVVLVVAVWLDTVYRARAK; this is encoded by the coding sequence ATGTCCATGGCCGACATCACACAAGTCAACCAGACACAGGGCAACCAGACACAGGGCGCCCATGCGAACCGCGCCCGGACGGCAGACGAAAACCCGGTGAAACGCTTCTTCCGCGCCACCGAAATCGACACCCGGCTGCTCGGCATGGTCGGCGCGCTCATCATCATATGGCTCGGCTTCCAGGTGATGACCGGCGGGCTGTTCCTGACGCCGCGCAACCTGTGGAACCTGACGGTCCAGACCTCATCCGTCGCCGTCATGGCGACCGGCATGGTGCTGATCATCGTCACCCGCAACATCGACCTTTCGGTCGGCTCCGTGCTCGGCTTCTGCGGCATGACCATGGGGGTTCTGCAGGCGCAGGTGCTGCCGCAATATCTCGGGCTCGGTCACCCCGCCATCTGGGCGATCACCCTGGCCTGCGGCATCGCGGTCGGCGGCGCCATCGGCGCGTTTCAGGGATCGATCATCGCCTTCCTCAACGTTCCCGCCTTCATCGTCACGCTTGGCGGCCTGCTCGTCTGGCGCGGCGCCACCTGGTTCGTGACGAGCGGCCAGACGGTTGCGCCGATGGACGCCACCTTCCGCCTCATGGGCGGCGGCACCGAGGGGTCGATCGGCGCCACGGCGAGCTGGATCGTCGGCGTTCTCGCCTGCATCGCCATCGTCGGGGCCATCCTCAATTCGCGCAAACAGCGCAAGCGCTTCGGCTTCCCGTTGCGTCCCGTCTGGGCGGAGTATTTCCTGGCAATCCTTGGCTGCGTCCTGGTGCTTGGCGCGATTGCGGTTGCCAACCACTATTACTGGCCGGTCAACATTGCCCGCAAATATGCCGATGCCAACGGCATCGCCTGGCCCGACGGCGGCCTGCAGATCTCGCACGGCATCGCCATTCCCGTGCTGGTCGCCGTGGCCGTCGGCATCGCCATGACTTTCATCGCCACCCGCCTCCGCTTCGGCCGTTACGTCTTCGCGCTCGGCGGCAACCCCGAAGCGGCTGAACTCGCCGGCATCAAGACGCGTTGGGTCACCGTCAAGATCTTCATGCTGATGGGCGTGCTCTGCGCCATCGCCGCGGCGATCTCGACGGCGCGTCTCAACGCGGCAACCAATGCGCAAGGGGAACTCGACGAGCTCTACACGATCGCCGCGGCCGTCATCGGCGGCACCTCGCTCGGCGGCGGTGTCGGGACCATAGCCGGCGCCATGATCGGCGCGCTCGTCATGCAATCACTGCAATCGGGCATGGTGCTGCTCGGCATCGACTCGCCGTTCCAGCGCATCGTCGTCGGTGTGGTCCTCGTCGTCGCCGTCTGGCTCGACACCGTCTACCGCGCCCGCGCCAAGTAA
- a CDS encoding ATP-binding cassette domain-containing protein: MTEHRTPLVEMKNISISFGGIHAVDNASIDLYPGEVVALLGHNGAGKSTLIKILSGAYRRDAGEILINGEAADIHNPRDAKKYGIETIYQTLAVADNVDAAANLYLGRELRTPWGTLDDVAMEAKAREVMGRLNPNFQRFKEPVKALSGGQRQSVAIARAILFNARILIMDEPTAALGPQETAQVGELIKQLKREGIGIFLISHDIHDVFDLADRVSVMKNGQVVGHARTEDVTKDEVLGMIIMGKVPAKAIPGPGAMQMA; the protein is encoded by the coding sequence ATGACTGAACACCGCACTCCGCTCGTGGAAATGAAAAACATTTCCATCTCATTCGGCGGCATCCATGCCGTGGACAATGCCTCCATCGATCTCTACCCCGGCGAAGTCGTGGCCCTGCTCGGCCACAACGGCGCCGGCAAGTCGACGCTGATCAAGATTCTCTCCGGCGCCTACCGGCGCGATGCCGGCGAGATCCTGATCAATGGTGAAGCGGCCGACATCCACAATCCGCGCGACGCCAAGAAATACGGCATCGAGACGATCTACCAGACCCTCGCCGTCGCCGACAATGTCGATGCCGCCGCCAATCTCTATCTCGGCCGGGAACTCCGCACCCCCTGGGGAACACTCGACGACGTGGCGATGGAGGCGAAGGCGCGCGAGGTGATGGGCCGCCTCAACCCCAACTTCCAGCGCTTCAAGGAACCGGTGAAGGCGCTCTCCGGCGGCCAGCGGCAATCGGTGGCGATCGCCCGCGCCATCCTCTTCAACGCCCGCATCCTGATCATGGACGAGCCGACGGCAGCACTCGGGCCGCAGGAGACGGCCCAGGTCGGCGAACTCATCAAGCAGTTGAAACGCGAGGGCATCGGCATCTTCCTGATCAGCCACGACATCCACGATGTCTTCGACCTCGCCGACCGCGTCTCGGTGATGAAGAACGGCCAGGTCGTCGGCCACGCCCGCACCGAGGACGTCACCAAGGACGAGGTGCTCGGCATGATCATCATGGGCAAGGTACCGGCGAAAGCGATCCCCGGCCCCGGCGCCATGCAGATGGCTTGA